The Onthophagus taurus isolate NC chromosome 2, IU_Otau_3.0, whole genome shotgun sequence genome includes a window with the following:
- the LOC111419271 gene encoding intermembrane lipid transfer protein Vps13-like isoform X2 translates to MVFESLLNQVLNSVLGDYIENLDTKQLNLGVWGGDVVLKNLILKQSALKDLDLPIQTVYGQLGKLTIKVPWHKIYTLPTEVTVEGLYIVVEPNSQVEYNEEKESTKLQREKQNHLKKMDLAKQRALEANKDKVEKAGFVERLVTQIIKNLQVRIKNIHVRYEDKITNPTSPFATGLTLSQIYVQSTDEKFMATVSPNEKLSRIFKMLEVQALSVYWNCNSELYRDLKPEALIKQLQNDIATKDNIPEQYTYILGPIHSAARLKLNPRPDLDANRFVIPKVMATWEMEQLAVGMSKQQYRDIIGLADSMALMSRGEPFRKFRPHVPYKGHYKEWWHFAYNCILESEVRRKHNNFNWDHIKKHLHMCKQYGKMYKLKMQSKKLAPEDENKIEKLEKALDLMNIVLVRQKINLELEKLERDKPQAAGGWFGWFGNQEEKPDASKNIAAQFQEVMTPEEKQRFYKAINYNENAAAAVQPTHYIDVVLSFLLRKLVVRVYNDKHNVLLTQFFTAKLKLEMRTSGNGVAVHANINEISVTGIKQSGYKPKLMSCNPTEDGSLCDVIFEVNPLHSKCTNRLYATVKPIKIIYDAMTINGIVDLFTIPRSSTLQQLSDVATSTFDNVKYQSTAKLQYVIDQHSQIELAIDLYAPYVIIPYGGIYTETENIIAINLGHAKFFSVQTDKSTIKEKQQKLTQKELISAVIEESYDKFLLEFSDLQVMVVPGGENWLHILKECTKTNYHILYPLSLSLEFHICLIDFDPRLPKCKIRGVLPSLSLNITDFQIVLTLGLINSIPLPKTEETSPASKQDLRLRRPSSQTLEFFDFNDKEVQTTSEEVTKEVLRDVVGRQQYTNLEVLFTISELCVNIKHQEYSHSPVEDVARISLESLSASVLVQTFAQTVSLKLQNLIFDKYHHNEQVPLIATPAMSFDDNLLKVTFLKVDKKSPDFATTYKSTEALLSVDIEVIQLRLHQEILHSLVQYVNDLQIQLEELQKPTKPMRLNSSLSSMRQVKRSISEVISQTSQVQIAQKKSKAVLYGSDSPNILFKVEALLQEFQVSLTSDFGDLTSLTVNHVMAQVVLKEPYTQVSVVMKNIEVKDLSSQTKYIQILKVLSDEVVNFNLFLYNKEIDTSRREDMAVSVSVGHIRIVFLNLYVSKVLSFINKFTQAREAIIEASKAAADKAKQNVTNIYENAVQMSIRVTLKAPQVLIPENSNSLDGLICDLGNLTIQNTFLEINVKNENTGSNAIVDEMELKLSDIQLSRVECNKQLVVINSIMILEPVNLGLTLKRNLSSSWYKAIPDIQVSGYIDTIEVVLGQADYSTIMSIVLGNLGEVVQEPAVETKTPLQPISEIKSTNYVLSVEAESGQTQSEKPATEEEPTLFLKFSLIMKKFSLRLLATDDTLMETRSFKAVRTNLAMLSLEDLCIKGRMLTDGAIHTSVVLIDCVIEDTRIGKEDMLNKMFSRAYNTDVDSESSGYKSMIDVVFHQRKEQTYLDLKISGFNLILSMEFISKLQSFVMSAFSDQNAGGAPPTTKASSTQKASSNKSTYPVTKSTVQIEKPSNQVEKSSSQIERSSQSELKHVQNTTINIKLDKPDIVLVEHLNNINTNALIFNFQLLFKLRLSENRQIISGLAKDIQMYTCCYNPAEREETKHLVLFPFTVNIAGSTPEGKGLHIEVCLTEICLKISPATIELLNRAYTSMFLIEQNVQMEVDTFINLLSLWDPVPYNETHYWFFNTDVAEDAIEYIGSAQNQVSVGERKHFEICIVRLPRIVITVEIGEGKGTLPVLTLESSFEGHIQDWSADMLIDSTMTLQMAYYNSFFAIWEPLIEPTAYSQDNNVVYNPWELKLDVCVNNGGGEVTSPQSDSDPEEPLIVGQPKMSIIFSSKSNLDVTISKTTLEVLMNMSQAFSNAVNLTILKPPQRDTPPYKIINRSGLAVKIDCEKSNFHVYQQVAAKDVILENGAEVALQLKEIDRTDYSLNEIFGNLNLNVHNKFLYITVIQMECEIELNLTRADARYFSLNYRDNKDSWGIVKSTLFEESTYKVILSSIVKIYNHLHLPLDVYYMTPKGNEVECIGSIEPEEIFHVPVNAVYTPTSELFFSVQKYSVSSQPFVWKDLHLMINQTQMLQCSPMKILGHSEPFVIKAISSIEQIYNENTTKRTMNSILCNVHIHPAVLFRNCLPYNIYLTVQNVDEEFLIEPGDTLPVTNGIPGATYLVLRIPNYLDKEWTCIRDILASPPQFSVWTFDSFDSTQKVSLDLGVHTLEDGGPLLMTLYCPFWMLNKSELNIGYRNSDENFNVLHHPANFKGPILFSFNAKNFFGKKKAAIRIENGGEWSDKFSIDVAGSSGVITCKFDDKIYQFGVNIELTYNGLTKQVTFTPYYVLINNSPFPLECQENDRPADPWTVVQANSCAGLWPVGDFDDKLLRMRVVGTKEVSPPFYFSDSHNTVLKLANKYGGIHVDTQITEGAVYITFAKYQAGMAQALIINNTRNTLNIWEKDTVQLLKLDPGYKMFYSWSSPSKARVLCWEAGYKKEIEDDLRKDGCGDYDIAENNHVYWTSFLDGMQRTLLFTCNPDVARNAQSSQIFEKIDQEVTFSIFGIGLSLVNNDLRREIMYVAIANSGIIWETCKHGSNRYKQMGPKESAMMETSYGQYMALKEVEENLHGRMVVDGKTEVNFRTLRMLRPHLRKIRRTFLNGLWLQMTTNPYMLQLHAKINRIQIDNQSYDCMFPVVLAPVSLAKSVAGTQVHKPFAELSIVQMLIKHSQIKQFKYFKLLIQEFHINLELGFVTAISEVFQTSKDTLEKQKISFLLDTELVNKPLYQHVSQQSLQEQKSFYDLLHFSPLKIHVSFSLGSSGLDMAPNVVTVLLQSLGVTLTDMQDVVFRIAYFEREYTFLTQKQLVGEAISHYIGQAVKQLYALVLGLDVLGNPYGLVLGITKGVEDLFYEPFQGAIQGPGEFAEGLALGVRSLFGHTVGGAAGAVSRITGAMGKGVAALTFDKEFQRKRRDALNRKATSVSEGIARSGKGLVMGVYDGVTGVIKKPISGAKEQGIGGFFKGLGKGAVGLVARPTSGVIDFASSSLDTVKRVTDLSSQEVHRLRPSRYIYSDGFIRPYNEREAQGSKILSELEKGKFGLTDLYLYHIYIVGNKEILMLTDQRLLYIVHSDIFGIWQAEWSYTWDEISMPPKVVPKGVLVMAADPKKKKTFFAHADHGKTILIADPNVSERICSKIIEVHSSHNS, encoded by the exons aTGGTTTTCGAATCACTTCTAAATCAGGTCCTAAATTCGGTATTGGGGGATTACATCGAAAATTTAGACACCAAACAGCTTAATCTTGGCGTTTGGGGAG gCGATGTTGtcttgaaaaatttgatattaaagcAATCTGctttaaaagatttagatCTACCAATTCAGACGGTTTATGGTCAACtag gaaaattaacaataaaagtacCATGGCACAAGATATACACTTTACCTACGGAAGTTACAGTTGAAGGTTTATACATAGTGGTAGAACCAAATTCTCAGGTTGAATACAATGAAGAGAAAGAAAGCACGAAATTGCaaagagaaaaacaaaatcaCTTGAAAAAAATGGATCTTGCTAAACAACGAGCTTTAGAAGCTAATAAAGATAAGGTAGAAAAAGCTGGTTTTGTTGAGAGACTCGTCAcacaaattatcaaaaatttacaaGTAAGGATTAAAAACATACATGTTAGGTATGAAGATAAAATTACAAATCCTACATCTCCTTTTGCAACTGGACTTACTTTGAGTCAAATATATGTTCAATCCACTGATGAGAAATTTATGGCGACTGTTTCACCAAATGAAAAGCTCTCTAGAATTTTTAag atgCTTGAGGTTCAAGCATTATCAGTCTACTGGAACTGCAATTCTGAACTTTATAGAGATCTAAAACCAGAGGCGTTAATTAAACAGTTACAAAATGATATTGCCACGAAAGATAATATACCTGAACAGTATACATATA ttCTAGGTCCAATCCATTCAGCTGCACGATTAAAGTTAAATCCACGACCAGATTTAGATGCAAATCGTTTTGTAATTCCAAAAGTTATGGCAACTTGGGAAATGGAACAGCTTGCAGTTG GAATGAGTAAGCAACAATACAGAGATATAATTGGGTTAGCTGACAGTATGGCATTAATGTCACGTGGTGAACCGTTCAGAAAATTTAGACCACATGTTCCTTATAAAGGTCATTATAAAGAATGGTGGCACTTTGCTTATAATTGTATTTTAGAATCTGAGGTGCGTCGGaaacataacaattttaattgggATCATATTAAGAAACATTTGCATATGTGTAAACAATATGGAAAAATGTATAAACTTAAAATGCAATCAAAAAAG ttagctcctgaagatgaaaataaaattgagaAATTAGAAAAAGCCTTGGATCTGATGAATATCGTACTTGTTCGTCAAAAAATTAACTTGGAATTGGAAAAATTGGAGCGAGATAAACCACAAGCTGCAGGAGGTTGGTTTGGTTGGTTTGGTAATCAAGAAGAAAAACCAGATGCGTCTAAAAATATTG CTGCTCAATTTCAAGAAGTGATGACCCCCGAAGAAAAGCAACGATTCTACAAAGCGATTAATTATAACGAAAACGCAGCTGCAGCTGTACAACCGACGCATTACATCGATGTTGTCCTTTCGTTTCTCTTAAGAAAGTTAGTTGTAAGAGTCTACAATGATAAGCACAACGTTTTGTTGACACAATTCTTTACCGCCAAGTTGAAATTGGAGATGCGTACTTCAGGAAATGGAGTAGC tgTCCATGCTAATATAAACGAAATATCAGTAACTGGAATAAAACAATCCGGTTATAAACCAAAGTTAATGTCATGCAATCCCACCGAAGACGGTTCTTTATGCGACgtgatttttgaagtaaatccGCTACATTCTAAGTGTACCAATAGATTATACGCAACCGTAAAAccaatcaaaataatttatgatgcAATGACAATTAATGGTATAGTGGATCTTTTCACAATTCCCCGATCTTCCACACTTCAACA ATTGTCAGATGTAGCAACATCAACTTTTGATAACGTAAAATACCAATCAACAGCTAAACTTCAATACGTTATTGATCAACACAGCCAAATCGAATTGGCAATTGATTTATACGCTCCATATGTGATTATACCATATGGTGGAATTTACACTGAAACTGAAAATATTATAGCAATTAATTTGGGTCATGCGAAATTCTTTTCAGTTCAAACAGATAAATCTACCATAAAAGAGAAGCAACAGAAATTAAcccaaaaagaattaataagcGCTGTTATTGAGGAGAgttatgataaatttttattggaatTTTCCGATCTTCAAGTCATGGTAGTGCCTGGCGGTGAAAACTGGTTACATATATTGAAAGAATGTACAAAAACCAACTACCACATTCTTTATCCACTAAGTTTGAGCTTAGAATttcatatttgtttaattgattttgatcCAAGATTACCAAAATGTAAAATACGCGGTGTTTTACCATCTTTGTCATTAAATATCAcagattttcaaattgttttaacacTTGGGCTGATTAATAGTATTCCTCTTCCCAAAACGGAAGAAACTTCTCCAGCTTCCAAG CAAGACTTACGACTTAGACGACCCAGTTCACAAACGCTTGAATTCTTTGATTTTAATGACAAGGAAGTGCAAACTACCAGTGAAGAAGTCACTAAAGAAGTTTTACGAGACGTTGTTGGTCGTCAACAATATACTAATTTGGAAGTTCTTTTTACAATAAGCG AACTTTGCGTTAATATCAAACATCAAGAATATTCTCACAGCCCAGTTGAAGATGTAGCGAGGATATCTTTAGAATCATTGTCGGCCTCAGTTTTAGTCCAAACATTCGCTCAAACTGTGagcttaaaattacaaaatttgatttttgataaataccATCATAATGAACAAGTTCCATTAATAGCTACCCCAGCTATGTCTTTTGATGACAACCTATTAAAGGttacatttttaaag gttGATAAAAAATCGCCCGACTTTGCAACGACTTATAAAAGTACTGAAGCTCTACTTTCTGTCGATATTGAAGTTATACAATTAAGATTACACCAGGAAATTTTACATAGTTTAGTACAATATGTAAATGATTTACAAATTCAACTTGAAGAATTACAAAAACCAACAAAACCTATGAGGTTGAATTCCAGTTTATCTTCTATGAGGCAGGTTAAGAGATCAATAAGTGAAGTAATTTCTCAAACATCACAAGTACAGATTGCGCAGA AGAAATCAAAAGCGGTGTTATATGGATCAGACAGtccaaatatattatttaaagttgaaGCATTACTACAAGAATTTCAAGTCAGTTTAACATCTGATTTTGGTGATCTTACATCTTTAACAGTAAATCATGTTATGGCCCAAGTTGTTCTTAAAGAGCCATATACACAAGTTAGTGTggttatgaaaaatattgaagtAAAGGATTTATCATCACAAACTAAATACATCCAG attttgaaagttttatcAGATGAAGTagtaaatttcaatttatttctttataacaaAGAAATTGATACATCTCGACGTGAGGATATGGCTGTGTCTGTTTCTGTTGGTCACATTCGAATTGTATTTCTTAATCTCTATGTAAGTAAAGTATTGAGTTTCATTAATAAGTTTACGCAAGCCAGAGAAGCGATAATTGAGGCTTCTAAAGCAGCTGCCGATAAAGCAAAACAGAATGTAAccaatatttatgaaaatgcGGTCCAAATGTCGATTAGGGTTACTTTAAAAGCACCCCAAGTACTTATTCCCGAAAATTCAAACAGTTTGGACGGTCTGATTTGTGATTTGGGTAATTTAACGATTCAAAATACCTTTTTGGagataaatgtaaaaaatgaaaatactgGAAGCAATGCTATTGTGGATGAAATGGAATTAAAATTGTCCGACATACAACTATCTAGGGTTGAGTGTAATAAGCAATTGGTAGTTATCAACAGTATAATGATTTTAGAACCTGTAAATCTTGGTTTGACACTTAAGAGAAATTTGTCGAGTTCTTGGTATAAAGCTATACCGGATATTCAAGTTAGTGGATATATTGATACGATTGAG gTTGTGTTAGGACAAGCTGATTACAGTACTATTATGAGTATAGTTCTTGGAAATTTAGGAGAAGTTGTTCAAGAGCCTGCTGTAGAAACAAAAACTCCTCTACAACCAATATCTGAAATTAAGTCAACTAATTATGTATTATCAGTCGAGGCTGAAAGTGGACAAACACAATCGGAAAAACCTGCAACTGAAGAAGAACCTACATTGTTTCTCAAATTTAGTcttattatgaaaaaatttagtttaaggTTACTCGCTACTGATGATACTCTAATG GAAACTCGGTCGTTTAAAGCTGTTCGTACCAACTTGGCGATGTTGTCTTTGGAGGATTTATGTATAAAAGGACGAATGTTAACAGATGGAGCCATTCATACATCAGTGGTACTTATTGATTGTGTTATAGAAGATACCAGGATTGGGAAAGAAGACATGTTAAACAAGATGTTTTCAAGAGCTTATAATACCGATGTCGATTCTGAATCTTCTGGTTATAAAAGTATGATTGATGTTGTTTTCCATCAGAGGAAAGAGCAAACTTATT tggatttaaaaatatcaggATTCAATCTGATATTATCTATGgaatttatctcaaaactACAAAGTTTCGTTATGTCGGCGTTTAGTGATCAAAATGCTGGTGGCGCTCCACCTACAACAAAAGCTTCATCAACACAAAAAGCGTCATCTAATAAAAGTACTTATCCAGTTACAAAATCAACCGTTCAAATTGAAAAACCATCTAATCAAGTTGAAAAATCATCCAGTCAAATTGAAAGATCGAGTCAGAGTGAATTAAAGCATGTCCAAAATACAACGATTAATATCAAATTGGACAAACCAGATATAGTTTTGGTGGAACAtctaaataatattaacaCTAATGCCCTTATTTTCAat tttcaattGCTTTTCAAACTTCGTTTGAGCGAAAATCGGCAAATTATATCCGGATTAGCCAAAGATATTCAAATGTATACATGTTGTTATAATCCGGCAGAAAGAGAGGAAACAAAACATCTTGTGTTGTTTCCATTTACAGTTAATATTGCCGGTTCTACACCCGAAGGAAAAGGTTTACATATTGAG gtTTGTTTGACtgaaatatgtttaaaaatttcaccaGCCACAATCGAATTATTAAATCGGGCGTATACATCCATGTTTTTAATTGAACAAAATGTTCAAATGGAGGTTGATACCTTTATTAACTTGCTTAGTTTATGGGATCCTGTGCCATACAACGAAACACATTATTGGTTTTTTAATACAG ACGTCGCAGAAGATGCCATTGAATACATCGGTAGTGCACAAAACCAGGTTTCAGTCGGTGAgagaaaacattttgaaatctGTATAGTTAGATTACCTCGTATTGTTATAACCGTTGAAATTGGAGAGGGCAAGGGTACACTTCCTGTACTAACATTAGAATCTAGTTTTGAAGGGCATATCCAAGATTGGAGTGCTGAC atgttGATTGATTCAACTATGACCCTACAAATGGCCTATTACAACAGCTTCTTTGCTATTTGGGAACCTTTAATTGAACCTACTGCTTATTCCCAAGACAACAACGTGGTCTATAACCCTTGGGAACTAAAACTTGACGTTTGTGTGAACAATGGCGGAGGTGAAGTTACTAGTCCACAATCAGATTCCGATCCAGAAGAACCTCTAATAGTTGGTCAACCGAAGATGTCTATtatattttcatcaaaatctaatttagaTGTAACCATATCAAAGACCACATTGGAGGTGTTAATGAATATGAGTCAAGCCTTTTCTAATGCGGTTAATTTAACTATATTAAAACCACCACAACGTGATACTCCTCCATACAAAATTATCAATAGATCTGGTTTAGCAGTGAAAATTGATTGTGAAAAGAGTAACTTTCATGTTTACCAACAAGTAGCGGCAAAAGATGTTATTTTGGAGAATGGAGCTGAAGTGGCTTTACAacttaaagaaattgatagaACAGATTATagtttaaatgaaatatttggaaatctaaatttaaatgttcataataaatttctttacataaca gtgATTCAAATGGAATGTGAAATCGAGTTAAATTTGACTAGAGCTGATGCaagatatttttcattaaactatCGGGATAATAAAGATTCATGGGGTATAGTAAAATCAACTTTATTTGAAGAAAGTACTTATAAAGTTATCCTCAGTAGCATCGTGAAG atttataATCATCTTCATCTACCTCTTGATGTTTACTACATGACTCCAAAAGGAAATGAAGTAGAATGTATCGGTTCTATAGAACCAGAAGAAATATTTCATGTTCCTGTTAATGCCGTTTATACGCCCACAAgcgaattatttttttctgttcaAAAATATTCTGTATCTAGCCAACCGTTTGTTTGGAAAGATCTACATTTGATGATAAATCAAACTCAAATGCTACAATGTTCACCAATGAAAATTTTAGGTCATTCAGAACCGTTTGTAATCAAA GCAATAAGCAGTATTGAGCAAATTTACAATGAAAACACAACAAAACGTACCATGAATAGTATTTTATGTAACGTACATATTCATCCTGCAGTATTATTCAGAAATTGTCTTccatacaatatttatttaactgTACAAAATGTTgatgaagaatttttaattgaacccGGTGACACTTTACCTGTTACAAATGGAATCCCCGGTGCTACATATTTAGTGCTTAGA ATTCCTAATTACTTAGATAAAGAATGGACTTGTATTAGAGACATTCTAGCAAGTCCACCTCAGTTTTCTGTATGGACATTTGATAGTTTTGATAGTACACAAAAAGTCTCTTTAGATTTGGGTGTTCACACGCTGGAAGATGGAGGTCCGCTGTTAATGACACTTTATTGTCCATTCTGGATGTTAAACAAATCTGAACTTAATATTGGCTATAGG aattccgatgaaaattttaacgttCTTCACCATCCAGCTAATTTCAAAGGACCTATACTGTTCTCTTTTAACGCGAAGAATTTCTTTGGTAAGAAAAAGGCTGCAATAAGAATTGAAAATGGTGGAGAATGGTCTGATAAATTCTCAATAGACGTTGCTGGATCATCAGGTGTTATAACATGtaaatttgatgataaaatttatcaG tttgGTGTTAACATCGAGCTTACTTATAATGGTTTAACAAAACAGGTTACATTTACACCTTACTATGTTCTTATAAATAACTCACCATTCCCACTGGAATGTCAAGAAAATGATCGGCCTGCAGATCCATGGACAGTTGTACAAGCTAATAGTTGTGCTGGTTTATGGCCTGTTGGTGATTTTGATGATAAACTTTTACGAATGCGAGTTGTTGGTACCAAAGAAGTATCTCcaccattttatttttctgatAGTCATAATACTGTGCTTAAACTTGCTAATAAG TATGGTGGAATTCACGTTGATACACAAATTACTGAAGGTGCCGTTTATATTACATTTGCAAAATATCAAGCAGGCATGGCACAGgctcttattattaataatacaagAAATACGTTAAATATCTGGGAAAAAGATACTGTTCAATTACT taaattaGATCCGGGTTATAAAATGTTCTATTCATGGTCAAGTCCATCGAAAGCAAGAGTTTTATGTTGGGAGGCCGgctataaaaaagaaattgaagatgatTTAAGAAAAGACGGATGTGGTGATTATGATATAGCTGAAAATAATCACGTTTATTGGACGTCTTTCCTCGATGGAATGCAACGAACTCTCCTTTTTACCTGTAATCCCGATGTAGCTAGAAACGCGCAATCATCACAAATCTTTGAAAAAATCGATCAGGAAgttactttttcaattttcggaATCGGTCTTTCTTTGGTTAACAACGATTTAAGACGGGAAATAATGTACGTTGCCATCGCTAACAGTGGAATTATATGGGAAACTTGCAAACACGGTTCGAATCGTTATAAACAGATGGGACCTAAAGAAAGCGCAATGATGGAGACGTCTTATGGACAGTATATGGCTTTGAAAGAAGTAGAAGAGAATTTACATGGAAGGATGGTGGTCGATGGGAAAACGGAAGTCAACTTTAGAACACTTCGAATGTTAAGACCgcatttaagaaaaattcgaaGGACATTTTTGAATGGATTGTGGCTTCAAATGACAACAAATCCTTATATGTTACAGCTTCACGCTAAAATTAATAGGATTCAAATTGATAATCAATCTTATGATTGTATGTTCCCGGTTGTGTTAGCTCCTGTATCATTAGCTAAAAGTGTTGCTGGAACTCAAg taCATAAACCGTTTGCCGAATTAAGTATAGTGCAGATGTTAATCAAACATAGCCAAATAAAACagtttaaatactttaaattgCTTATACAAGAATTTCACATTAATTTGGAATTAGGATTTGTTACCGCTATTTCGGAAGTATTTCAAACATCTAAAGACACTTTAGAAAAACAG aaaataagctTTTTGCTTGATACGGAATTGGTCAATAAGCCATTATATCAACACGTTTCTCAACAATCACTTcaagaacaaaaaagtttttatgatttattgcatttttcaCCATTGAAAATCCACGTGAGCTTTTCATTGGGTAGTAGCGGACTTGATATGGCACCAAATGTAGTTACTGTTTTGTTACAATCTCTTGGTGTTACTTTGACTGATATGCAAGATGTTGTATTCAG aaTCGCTTATTTTGAAAGAGAATATACATTCTTAACCCAAAAGCAATTAGTTGGTGAAGCTATTAGTCATTACATTGGTCAGGCTGTAAAACAACTATACGCATTAGTATTAGGATTAGATGTTCTTGGAAATCCTTACGGTTTGGTACTTGGGATTACCAAAGGAGTTGAAGATCTTTTTTACGAACCATTCcag GGAGCTATTCAAGGTCCTGGAGAATTTGCTGAAGGTCTTGCTCTAGGCGTTCGTAGTCTTTTTGGCCATACAGTTGGTGGAGCAGCTGGTGCAGTATCTCGAATTACCGGTGCTATGGGTAAAGGTGTTGCTGCATTAACATTCGATAAAGAATTCCAACGTAAACGACGAGATGCTCTTAATAGAAAAGCTACAAGTGTGTCTGAAGGAATTGCAAGATCTGGAAAAGGACTCGTCAtg GGAGTTTATGATGGGGTTACCGGCGTCATCAAGAAACCCATATCTGGAGCTAAAGAGCAAGGTATTGGAGGATTCTTTAAAGGACTTGGAAAAGGAGCTGTGGGTTTAGTTGCCCGACCAACGTCTGGCGTCATTGATTTTGCAAGCAGTTCTCTAGATACAGTTAAACG AGTAACTGATTTATCATCACAAGAAGTACATCGTTTACGCCCAAGTCGTTATATTTACTCTGACGGTTTCATCAGACCTTATAATGAAAGAGAAGCGCAAGGAAGTAAAATTCTTAGTGAATTAGAAAAAGGAAAGTTTGGATTAACTGATTTGTATCTTTATCACATTTATATTGTGGGTAACAAGGAAATATTAATGCTTACAGATCAAagattattatatattgtTCATAGTGATATATTTGGTATTTGGCAA GCTGAGTGGTCTTATACATGGGATGAAATCAGTATGCCACCAAAAGTAGTACCAAAAGGTGTTTTAGTTATGGCTGCGGAtccaaagaagaaaaaaaccttttttgcCCATGCAGATCATGGCAAAACTATACTTATTGCCGATCCAAACGTTTCTGAGAGGATTTGCTCGAAAATCATTGAAGTACACAGTTCGcacaattcttaa